One Actinomycetota bacterium genomic window, GTCGGCGACCGCAGTCCGCTCTCGCCCGCGATCATGGCCGAGACCCGCCGTGTCACCGAGGCCCTCTGCAACGACGATCGTCTGTTGCTGCACGGGCAGGTCGCCCCCAGCGCCGGCCGCCCCCAGGCGAGCCTCGACGCGATGGACAAGGTGCTGGCGACGCATCCCGTCGTCGCGTGGAAGGTGTACACGCACGCGGGCGGACCGGGATGGTGGCTCGACGACCACGAGCCGGACGCGCCGCAGGTGGGCGAGGCCTTCATCCGCAAGGTCGTCGAGACGAAGGTGCCGCGCATCGCCGTGCACAAGGGCTTCGGGTCGATCGGGGGGAGCCAGGCCGGCTACGCCAGTCCGGTCGATATCGGGCCCGCCGCCAAGACGCACACCGACGTCGACTTCATCGTGTACCACTCGGGCTACGAGTCCGGCGGCAACGAGGGCCCGTACACCGCGAGTGCAGACCCGCAGGGTGTCGACCGGCTCATCGCCTCGCTGGAGAAGAGTGGCATCGGCCCCAACCAGAACGTGTACGCCGAGCTCGGCTCCACCTGGTTCAGCGTGATGCGCAACCCCAACCAGGCCGCGCACGTGCTCGGCAAGCTGCTCAAGCACGTCGGCGAGGACCGGGTGGTGTGGGGCACCGACACCCTCTGGTACGGCTCGCCGCAGAGCCAGATCCAGGCGCTCCGGGCCTTCGAGATCACACCCGAGTTCCAGGAGAGGTACGGCTACCCGGCGCTCACCCCGGCGATCAAGAACAAGATCTTCGGCGGCAACTCGATGCGACTCTACGGCGTGAAGCCCATCGAGACCAAGTGCGAGTTCACCCGCGCCGAGCTCGAGCAGGTCCGCAAGGAGCGGCCGGGCGGCAACGCCGCGCCGGGGCCGAAGACCGCGCGGGAAGCGGCCGCGGTCCGCGCCCGCGACTGGGCCTGGCAGATCAGCTGACGGGCGCCCCGCAGTGGCGGCACCGCGGGTAGGCGCGCGACGTCGGCCGCGCGCATGCGGGGCAACGGAACGCGGTGATCTGCCGCCCGCGCAGGCGACGGAGCGCGGCCCAGAGCGTGCAGCCCACTGCGAACGCGAGGAAGACCTCCAGCGCGTTGCCAACGGTCACCGTCGTAGTCTGGCGCCCATGGCGATCGACTTCACCCCGTTGCTTGACGTCGTGTTCCTTGACGTCGTGTTGCATGACGTCGCGGCCTGGCAGGGGACCGGCTCGTCGCAGCCCGCGCTCGGCGACCTCACGCTGTAGACGCGTTGCAACTGCCCGAGCCCGACCGCGCCGAGCTGCTCGACCTGGGCCGTACGACCATCCGCCTGTGGCAATGGGGCGACC contains:
- a CDS encoding amidohydrolase, translated to MRSDDDDDPGLPIPFGPVSNGEYDPPPLTALERVAQRRAVAECDANARRLGVSRRQFLLSVCGAATTLLAIQACSDDKSKGKAGGKFNLPTTSALDENAARSRLAGDEVIFDVQTHLLDYDTIDPAHRLGLGLAAAFPQRNCSDASEPRDCFDARHLLELLFLQSDTTMAILSAIPVVGDRSPLSPAIMAETRRVTEALCNDDRLLLHGQVAPSAGRPQASLDAMDKVLATHPVVAWKVYTHAGGPGWWLDDHEPDAPQVGEAFIRKVVETKVPRIAVHKGFGSIGGSQAGYASPVDIGPAAKTHTDVDFIVYHSGYESGGNEGPYTASADPQGVDRLIASLEKSGIGPNQNVYAELGSTWFSVMRNPNQAAHVLGKLLKHVGEDRVVWGTDTLWYGSPQSQIQALRAFEITPEFQERYGYPALTPAIKNKIFGGNSMRLYGVKPIETKCEFTRAELEQVRKERPGGNAAPGPKTAREAAAVRARDWAWQIS